Proteins found in one Lysinibacillus fusiformis genomic segment:
- a CDS encoding inorganic phosphate transporter: MNTIIILTVLVVIFALTFDFINGFHDTANAIATSVSTRALPPRTAIIMAATMNFIGAITFVGVAKALTKDIVDPFALNAFEGDTTGSVVILAALISAIIWNLLTWYFGIPSSSSHTLIGSIAGAAIASAGFNVLNYGGFTKIIMALVFSPLLAICAGFIMMTLFKIWFKNLNLYRTNKGFRTMQIFTAAIQSFTHGTNDAQKAMGIMTMALIAGGLHTGDEIPFWVRAAAATAMGLGTSIGGYKIIKTVGGKIMKIRPVNGVAADLASATVIFGATLIHLPVSTTHVISSSIMGVGSAQRVRGVNWGMARKIVTTWVITMPISAVMASVIYFVLSLFF; encoded by the coding sequence ATGAACACAATCATTATATTAACCGTACTGGTCGTCATCTTTGCCCTAACATTTGACTTTATCAATGGCTTCCATGATACAGCAAATGCTATCGCAACTTCGGTTTCTACTAGAGCATTGCCGCCTCGCACGGCAATCATCATGGCCGCAACTATGAACTTTATCGGTGCTATCACCTTTGTAGGGGTTGCGAAAGCTCTAACAAAAGATATTGTAGACCCTTTTGCTTTAAATGCTTTTGAAGGTGACACGACAGGCTCAGTCGTTATTTTAGCTGCATTAATTTCCGCTATTATTTGGAATTTACTGACATGGTATTTCGGTATTCCCTCCAGCTCTTCACACACATTGATTGGGTCTATTGCTGGTGCTGCTATCGCGTCAGCTGGTTTCAATGTGTTAAACTATGGCGGCTTTACTAAAATCATTATGGCGTTAGTGTTTTCACCTTTACTTGCTATTTGTGCAGGTTTTATTATGATGACACTTTTTAAAATATGGTTTAAAAATTTAAATTTATATCGAACAAATAAAGGTTTCCGCACAATGCAAATTTTCACTGCTGCCATCCAATCGTTCACTCATGGTACAAATGATGCGCAAAAAGCAATGGGAATTATGACGATGGCTTTAATCGCTGGTGGCTTGCATACTGGGGATGAAATACCTTTCTGGGTACGTGCTGCGGCAGCAACAGCAATGGGTCTAGGTACCTCAATTGGTGGTTATAAAATCATTAAAACGGTTGGCGGTAAGATTATGAAAATCCGTCCTGTTAATGGTGTTGCGGCAGATTTAGCATCAGCTACTGTTATTTTTGGCGCTACATTAATTCACTTACCAGTATCAACAACACATGTTATTTCTTCATCCATTATGGGTGTTGGTTCAGCACAGCGTGTACGTGGTGTAAACTGGGGTATGGCTCGTAAGATTGTTACTACTTGGGTTATTACAATGCCCATTTCAGCCGTTATGGCATCTGTTATTTATTTTGTATTATCATTATTCTTTTAA